TGACTTAGATTAGTGGTATAGAAGATGAGATTTCCCCATCTGTCGAAGATATACATTTGATAGTTGTTCGGATCAATGCCAGTTCCTTTCGGATAAAAGGTATCATTCGTTCCGTCTCCATTAGGAGTAAAAGCATTGGGAACATATATCACGTATTGTCCTTCGATGTACACCGTTTTACTAATGCTGTCGGTAC
This genomic window from Bacteroidia bacterium contains:
- a CDS encoding T9SS type B sorting domain-containing protein; the protein is TDSISKTVYIEGQYVIYVPNAFTPNGDGTNDTFYPKGTGIDPNNYQMYIFDRWGNLIFYTTNLSQGWDGKVMGGANIVQQDVYVWKIVTKDFLGHIHLYMGHVTLLK